One Xyrauchen texanus isolate HMW12.3.18 chromosome 44, RBS_HiC_50CHRs, whole genome shotgun sequence DNA segment encodes these proteins:
- the ptpn11a gene encoding tyrosine-protein phosphatase non-receptor type 11 produces MTSRRWFHPNITGVEAENLLLTRGVDGSFLARPSKSNPGDFTLSVRRNGAVTHIKIQNTGDYYDLYGGEKFATLAELVQYYMEHHGQLKEKNGDVIELKYPLNCADPTSERWFHGHLSGREAEKLLTEKGKNGSFLVRESQSHPGDFVLSVRTGDDKTDSSDGKPKVTHVMIRCQHDLKFDVGGGEKFDSLTDLVEHYKKNPMVETLGTVLQLKQPLNTTRINAAEIESRVRELSKLAEATDKVKQGFWEEFETLQQQECKLLYSRKEGQRAENKNKNRYKNILPFDHTRVVLDDGDSNEPGSDYINANLIMPEIENKSNNSKLKRSYIATQGCLQNTISDFWRMVFQENSRVIVMTTKEVERGKSKCVKYWPDVSALKEYGAMRVRNVKETSAHDYILRELKLSKVGQGNTERTVWQYHFRAWPDHGVPSDPGGVLDFLEEVKMKQESITGAGPIVVHCSAGIGRTGTFIVIDILIDIIREKGVDCDIDVPKTIQMVRSQRSGMVQTEAQYRFIYMAVQHYIETLQRRIEEEQKSKIKGREYTNIKYSLSDLTGGDQSPLPPCTPTPACADMRDDSSRVYENVGLMQQQKSHR; encoded by the exons GTGGTTCCATCCCAACATTACCGGAGTGGAGGCTGAGAACCTTCTACTCACTCGCGGTGTAGATGGCAGTTTTCTGGCCCGTCCCAGCAAAAGCAACCCTGGAGACTTCACGCTCTCTGTTAG GCGAAATGGCGCCGTCACCCACATTAAGATCCAGAACACGGGAGACTATTATGACTTGTACGGGGGAGAGAAGTTTGCCACGCTAGCTGAGCTGGTGCAGTATTACATGGAACACCACGGACAACTGAAAGAGAAAAATGGAGATGTCATTGAGCTCAAGTATCCGCTCAACTGTGCCGATCCCACTTCAGAGAG GTGGTTTCATGGTCATCTGTCTGGTCGCGAAGCCGAAAAGCTGTTGACTGAGAAGGGCAAGAACGGAAGTTTCCTGGTGAGAGAAAGTCAGAGTCACCCGGGAGATTTTGTGCTGTCCGTACGGACCGGCGACGACAAGACAGACAGCAGTGATGGCAAACCTAAAGTCACCCACGTCATGATACGCTGCCAG CATGATCTGAAGTTTGATGTTGGTGGTGGAGAGAAATTCGACTCCCTCACAGATCTGGTGGAACATTACAAGAAAAATCCCATGGTGGAAACGCTTGGTACAGTCCTGCAGCTCAAACAG CCTCTGAACACTACACGCATCAACGCCGCAGAGATCGAGAGTCGGGTGCGAGAGCTCAGCAAGCTGGCAGAGGCCACTGATAAAGTCAAACAAGGCTTTTGGGAGGAGTTTGAG ACGCTTCAACAGCAGGAGTGTAAACTGCTCTACAGTCGCAAAGAGGGACAACGGGCAGAAAACAAGAACAAGAATCGATATAAGAACATTCTTCCCT TCGACCACACACGAGTCGTACTAGACGACGGCGACTCAAATGAGCCAGGGTCCGACTACATCAACGCCAACCTCATCATG CCTGAAATTGAGAACAAGAGCAACAATTCAAAGTTGAAGCGGAGCTACATCGCCACACAGGGCTGCCTGCAGAACACCATCAGTGACTTCTGGAGAATGGTGTTCCAAGAGAACTCTCGGgtcatcgtcatgacaacaaaggaAGTGGAACGGGGAAAG agtaaatgtgtaaaatattgGCCTGACGTGTCCGCTCTGAAAGAGTACGGAGCCATGCGTGTACGGAACGTTAAGGAGACGTCGGCACATGATTACATTCTACGAGAGCTGAAACTATCAAAAGTTGGACAG GGAAATACTGAGCGTACAGTGTGGCAGTATCATTTCCGTGCCTGGCCCGATCACGGTGTGCCCAGTGACCCCGGCGGAGTGCTGGACTTCCTGGAAGAAGTCAAAATGAAGCAGGAGAGCATAACAGGGGCTGGACCCATCGTAGTGCACTGCAG TGCTGGGATTGGACGAACAGGAACGTTTATCGTGATCGACATCTTAATAGATATCATCAGAGAAAAGG gtgTTGACTGTGACATTGACGTGCCCAAAACTATTCAGATGGTTCGATCTCAGCGTTCAGGAATGGTACAGACAGAAGCGCAGTATAGATTCATCTATATGGCCGTGCAACATTATATTGAGACTCTACAGCGCCGTATAGAGGAGGAACAG AAAAGTAAAATTAAAGGACGCGAGTACACCAACATCAAATATTCTCTCTCTGACCTCACTGGAGGAGACCAGAGCCCTCTGCCGCCCTGCACACCAACGCCAGCCTGTGCCGA TATGCGTGATGACAGTTCTCGAGTGTATGAGAATGTGGGACTAATGCAGCAGCAGAAGAGTCACAGATGA